The segment ACATCTTCTCGTACGTCATGTTGGTCCGGTTCtgtgagaggaaaaagaaagagagtcaCATCCGACATCTCACCATCACCTCGTGAAGGTGTTGTGGAAGCAGGCTGTTGCACCATCCAGCACAcggaaaagcaaaacaataagtCAGGGCCCAAGGTTTCTGTATTCTTTATTGTAAACTGCTATTCTATTGTTGTTAATTccttaaaaacacaactcaaatgattaggaaataaattattatatttttgtttaatagTTCTAATTAGCTATTTCAATTTAGTATCATAAGCTTCTAGTGTTAGGAAGTTATACAAGTCACACTATCTCCTGTACTTATTTaaatttcattacattttacaagattacatttgaacacatgttttttttgtgttgttttttaccaAACAGCTCTTGAACGCATCCTAATGTAATCGTGCAACCTCCGTGTGTGTTCACCGTTAGTCATTTAGCCGAGCGGGACTGTGCGGTCACACCTGAGTCAGCAGCCGTGCAGCCATTGGCCGGTGAACGAGGTGGACGACACATGCTGTTGTGCCTCTCAGCTTTACACACATGTACTCTTGAGTAGTCAGAGGCCCATCGATCGGGGCGTCCCTACTTTAAGCTGTCTTGGAGTGGACGACTTGGAACGTGCACTGCTCACTGAGCCACCTGCAGTCTGGTCAcagacaacaacagcagcacacCTGGAGCCCgctgagtgtgcgtgcgtgtgtgtttgtttgtttgtttgtttaccttgtGATTTCCCCAGAGCCTGGCCAGGCCGTTAGGGTCCATGATGCGGAAGACTTTGCTCTCTGTATCCTCCCAGCGGATGTAGTTCTCGTACCTGCTGTCTGACAGGAGCTGGTAGACGTAGTCCCACAGCAGCCTGCAGTCTGCAGGGAAACACAGGGGGAGTGTGCATGAGATGGATGGGTTTTGTGTTGTGATGCTCAGACAGTTGCAAAAGGGACGAGACGAGTAACTAAGtaaggggcgactgtggctcagtggtgagcagggtcgtccttcaatcggaggatcggtgctagcccatgtcgatgtgtccttgggcaagacacttaaccccaaaattgctcccgtagctgtgactgcggtgtatgaatgtgtgtgaatgttagttactgctgatgtgcaggtagAACCtcagctcctcccatcagtgtgtgaatgggtgaatgatgtcatgtggcgttaaagagctttgagtggtcggaagactagaaaaaaCGCCATACAAGTTACAGGTCCATTTAACTAGCatcgacctttgaccttgagaGGGCTAAGTGTTACCTGCTATCCGTCCGATGGGTATCTGTGGCTCTTCTGGAGGAGACACGGGCATGATGACGTGGTTCCTGTAGAGtgcctcctcctgctgctgcagcagtagatgctgctgctgctgctgggacagTGTCATCTGATGGTGGTGGCTGTGGACTTTCCCCTCGCGCCCGTTCTCCAGCGTCGCCTGAGACTGGGGTCCGCCGCGACTGTGCCTGAAGTCCATGGTGCCCCCGCCGCTCCTGCTCGGGCTGAGGAGCAGGGGGTTCATGATGGCGCTGGGCATGAGCTGGATGACGCGAGGAGGGCCTGCCTCCTGGCCCCCGGGGCTGCCCGGGCAGGGGGCGTCTCGGGGTGTCGCACAGCGGCCGTTGGCCGCGGCCGGGGACACCGACAGCGGGTACATCTCCTCGGACAGGTGGTGGTTGCTGTCGGGCAGCTGGGAAAAGGTCTGGAGGTGGTCCTCGTTGGCGGCGCGGGGGAGGTTGGGCTCCGGAGGGGAGCGTCTGACGGTCGGGTTGTGGGGGGAGCGGGAGCGGTGCCGCAGCTCGATGGTGGGTGGATGCTGGGGGAGCGGCTCTGAACCTCGCGGTGCCCGCCGTACCGTTTCTGTGGTTACAAAAGAGACAATATGTGAGCAATGTACAGCTAAATCACAGTGCGTTTGATTAAAATAGAGCCAACACCATCATTTTTGTTATAATATGAAATTCAGAACATCTgatggttccagcttctcaaacaAGACACGTTGCTCTACTTGGTCTTGCTTTAAAAGGATGTTCACAGTAGTTTGGCCGAATCTCAAGTCGTGAGAAGCCCGTCTCCGCTTGGGTCTGTTCAAAGTAGCAGAGAAGCAGGAGCAGAGCGTGCACATTGTCGCTTTTCATCGTTCTCAGTCGTTTAGAGATTTTACAACTTGAGCAGTAATGTGTCGCCACTGCAAAGGTGCTTATTACTGTTGGAGGCTGGTTTCCCTGTATTCTGGCTTCACACTGAGAAAGACCACTAGGTGTCCCCAATATCCCGCAGTGAGGCTAATTAGACTATTTTTTGAAGAGTTTCAGTAGAAGTTCTCTGGTTTGTGTCAGAAGTGGTGGGATTTTTTGCTTTGATTCCGTCgtggcacaaaaaaaaccaaatgtACAAAGTGGTTGGAAACAAGGAAGACAGGAGTGACATGAAGCAGCAGGCTTGCGTCCAGCCACCGGAGCGGGGAATCTGCGCTGTGTTTAAACAAAGCAGCATTTCCTCGTGGAGCAGGTTTTACTGCCATCCTAATCCAACCCGTCCGATTGTTGCTGGGTCACAGCCGGAAAACACACTCAGGTATTACGCTCAACAGGACCATCACTTCCTTGATGACAACAAACACGGATGCCACctctaataaaaataaataatagccCAGAGTGTAATTGGTATGAACACTCAGCTCTAAGTTTATATTTGGAACATGTAATTATAGTCTTAAACAAGTAGCATCAGTTCTTCATAGCGACACAATGATGTAGCACAAATTAGCCTCCCTATACCGACACGAGATTTTTCCATTTGatgttttgtattattgcaGAGAATAGGCTCTGTGGCAAAAGGTTCATGACACTTACAGGCTTAGTTCTTCACAAATGAACCCCACTTTGATGTAAAAAGCTCACGCTCGACTATAAACAAATGACATCACTGTCACATGAGCAGACATGTACGAACTCCAACAGCTCTCATTCCTGCATTACTCTCTTACTTTCTATAGGCGGGTCAAAAATGACTGAAACATTAACCTAAACACTACATCCTTTTAAATAGACTAATTTTAAAATCTAGATGTTTTTACTTGAGAAAAGGTGATCACAGTATCTGCTATTGTCATGAAGTACAATATGTATTGATTGTAGATGACAGTTGGGCAATTGCGCATATGTATAATGTCACAAAGATATAAATATCTGCAGGATGAAATTGTTTATTGCCAAGTGtgtttgcacatacaaggaaatTGGCTTGGTGATTGGTGCACAACAATAAACACTGTGCGATAGTAtaagtaatataataattatatcctttttattatttccccTTCTTTATTAACATGGCTGCTACACGCAGCTGAAAAAGTCTCACAGATGCTGGAGGGGGAGTCGATCACAAGGATTTTTAGATAGCATTCATTCCATCCTTTAGCGTGGGGTTATGGGTAATGCGGTTTTAGGGGACTGACCTTCAAGCTTCAGGTGCTGCGCAGCGCTTTCAGGCAGCGAGTGGAAGGAGTTCCCGGGGAAGTAGGCCGACGGGTAAAAGACGTGGGGCTTCCTCTGCTTCAGGATGTGCTGCAGCAGCTCGTACAGGACGTCCCCTGCAGAGATGTaagaggtcagaggttaccCTAGGCAGCCTGCGTGAAATGAGAAAGTAGCGTTGACGTCATCCGCAGAATcaggttcttcttcttcttcttttctctgcttTCCAGGCAACTGGGAGCTTGAGCAATAATGGAAGAGCCTCCGAGGGGACAGACGGCATGTTAGGAATGACATTTCAGGAGAGGGGGCTTTATGGCAACTCAAGACTTAttattagaagaaaaaaaactttccgAGATATCCCAACTCCTGCTCTGGAGACCCGGCGAGTGCACAGCTTACGGATGTGTGCGTTTCTACACCAGGCGCTGCTACTTAGCGGGCCAACGTGAACTGGACGTTGACGCAATTAAACGGGCCGTAGCTCTGTATGACCCCGGCATTCTCCTTGAAGTGCTCATACAGTAGTGATGACACCAGGCACACAGCCGCCAGCAGGAAGCCCGCTGAATCATTAACAGACGTTTGTTTTGCCTCCACGCCGACGACGACGCCTCTTCTCCCGCCAACGGAACGGAAAACACTTACACGGTGAAAGAATAACTGATTTTAACAAAGGCTGCCATCGCACATAGCCTGAAGGACCTTTTTCAAGGATTACCATAACAAGGAAATGATTCTCATAAAGGAAGTgatggtgcacacacacacacacgcacacctttcAGTTCTCGCTTCCTGATGCTTGAAGGTGTGCTTCGGTTCAGGATCGCATGAGCGCCAGTTTTAGACTTCAGGTGTTGTCTAAAAGTCCTCGTGACTCACGGTGACAAAGActttaaagaaaacagcagaaGGTGTCATCTGACAGTTCGTCACAGCTGATCTCCTCACAAACCCTTTTGTGGCTTCACATTTCTCCCATTAAAAGTGTTCAAGTCCAAACATGTAGCTGTAACGACGCTCCACAGACTGTGTGGCTTATTGTGAGGTTAAGACATTCCAGGGGAAGAACAAAATAAGTGTTATTCTTAGGGCTTctacaaaaggaaaatatgagGGACTGATGGGAACTGCACTCTTACAATCCCCTAAAGGAGGAAACAGACACATCACCAGCCAAATAACTTGCTCGGTTCCCGAAAATGACTTTTTCTACTGATGTCACTGACTAActcatattaaaatgtaatcaatCGCTGTCGGCTTTATCTCTCCACACCCTACGTTTGGAAATAATGTTATCATAGCGTCCACAGATGCTGATGCATACAACCGTTTTACAACTAAACGATCTCAGTGTCACATTGAGAGACGACtgaagacaaataataaaacctGCGATGATGAATCACGTTttccaacccccccaccctcccgaAAACCACAATTTcttaacaggaagtgaacatttTTGCAGAGTTGAAATGGAAACGCAAGCCTGACTACAGCTGTCAGCTGCTCTCTATAGCTCCCGTTTATCCATCACAACATGTAGTACAATGTAAAGGAGCACATTGGAGGAACCATAAACTGAACCAAGCTTACTTCCTGATTGGTTCTACGGAGGACTAATGACTTATAGAATGAATCAGtgttcaaataaaatacataaataaacgcTGAAATAAATGAGTACTTTTagtgttaaataaaataaatataatctgaattaaatacataaataatataataaaatacatatttaaatgcttATTAATAGATGTTTGCGAGTCTAAAACGATTTGTTGTATTCATCCATACAAAGAGATCTTGCAGCGAGCAGCATGAAACTCAGCTTTATAAGGCGCAGAATCGATCCTGTGACCAGTTGGTTCGGTTTCATCCGTTTATTCATCAATTCTTTTATGTGCCTGTTTATTTCAGCATTGATTATGCATACATTTTAGTCCTCCATGTACAACTCCCacacttgactttttttttttttttccccggctGTGGAGGGTTTATCCTTTCTCATCTTAATATTTCACAACGCTGATGGCTCATTTCATCCCACTCCTATGACCCACGCAGCACCGCGTCTTGTGTAAGGACACACAATCAGACTGTGAATCTGGATTCACGTCCAAACAGAAATCCCCAAAAGCCTGCAAAGGAAATCGGTTGACTTATTTAGCATTATGTTCATGCGCCCGGCAGCTAGCGTTGCCGGGGAGACAGTTGAGGTTGGTTTTGCACTTCCTGATGAACCGTCCCCTACTTCCTCCCCCCAGAAGCCTCGCTGCGACAGCTGCCTCCCTCCACTGCTGCCTTCCCTCCACtctattgatttgttttcaagGCTGTAGTTTTGCTGCAAAACACATTGATTGTAAAGCTACATTGTCACAGGTTTTCATGTAGAAATAAACTATAATTATGGTCGTAACCACAAAGGGCTCCGGCGGACCCAGTGGTCACAGACATCAGGGACATTTTGTTGTGATCCTAGATGTTTGTTTATCAAACGCTTCGCCCCAAACTATCCCCTTTCAATGTGACCGTTAGGTGTTACTTTTTATCCTTACAAGAAGGACTTATTTTCCATGATCTTTCTGTTTCCATGatgtaaagctgcattttctcccCAGTTGGTAACTCCTGTTTTCCAGTCTCGGTACTGCTCCAGGACTGGAAGAACCATCTAATGCAATCTGTGAAAGTGACTCATCTGTAAAACTTTTCACTGATGTCTCGGGCTTTCCGGCTACACCACTGTAATCTCCCCAAAATGCATGAGCAGGTGGAAATAAGGCAAGTACCAGAGTGGGGTGATCGGTAGCGGAAGTCCTCCttggtcagcagcagcagggcttTGCCGTTCATTTGGAAGGAGCCACTGGTGATCGGACGAAGGGCGAACTCCTTCTCAGCCCATCGCAGCCACTGGGCCACGTCCTCCCTGCTCCAGAAGACCGGCTGCAAACCTGGAGGTGGGTGGGGAGGGGAAGGAAGAATGATGGAGGAAAGGGAGATGAGACCAGGGTTTTGGTAAAGAAGCAACAAAGCAGAGGGGATgggggaaaggaaggaagaaaagaaggacGAGCTCAGCGGAGAAGGGTAAAGAAGGACGGGGGTCGGTGGGGGGAGGacggaagaaaagaaggaaaggcaggaaggaggggaggggagggtggaggggagagaggaaagggggagggggagaggaaggaaggaggcagaggCAGTAAAAAGGATATTGAGGAAGTGGAGATAAAAgccaaaaggagggagtgattaCGGGAACGGCAGCAGAGataaagaacacacaaaaaagatgaaggaggagacagagtcagaaagggagaggaggttagaaaaaaaaagataagatgaTAGGTTAAGGGGGAAGAAAACAGAAGAATCACACGGATAAAAAataaaggggaggggggatatgaGAAAGAGAGTCTGACTGTTATTCTCTTTGATCTGTTATGATCTGTGCAGTCAGGCCAGTTTATTAGTTTGTGTATAAATGgacaaggacacatggagggAAAGACAGCCGAGGAAACAGCAATGATGCTATCTTTactttttctccctccctcacactcTGACATGTTTCTTTCACTGCCATGGGAACAGTGTAAAACATCTGCGCCGGTGACCAACAAGGACTTAGGAGGCATcactgagaaaataaaattCAGAAAAATCAGGAAGGAAAAAGCTCAACTTGAGTGTTGTGCAGAATGGGTATCAACACATTTCTCAGATCAGCTGCGAGTGCAgaaataatcacacacacacacacacacacacacacacacacacacacacacacacacacacacacacacacacacacacacacacacacacacacacacacacacacacacacacacacacacacacacacacacacacacacacacacacacacacacacacacacacacacacacacacacacacacacacacacacacacacacgtgtcagaTAGCAGAAAAGGGAACCTGATcaaaatccaaataaaaaacagaaatggcgattacattttatttcattcattcgTGGTGTGGAAGGGCCAACCTAAACCTTGGAGGACTGACAATAATATTGGTGAACTGTAATGTGTGCAAACCATCCCGCTCTGCGACAACCTCCCAACGTCAGAGGCTCGCGTGGGGAAGTGTTGTAATGTGTTCACGGCACTATCTTGTTCTCcatgttcaaatgtattataCATTTGTAATCCTGCTAATAATCCTCATTTGCACTAAATACATCTGTAATCTGATGACGCCCTTTTGTATCTTTATTGCGTAAACGCCGTCCCTGTATTGCATTACTCCCCAAGCCTGCTTGTATTAACTTTCTCCTTCGAccaattgcctttttttttaatttttttttttttaatggagttaGAACAGAAGTTCATCTGGATTGATACGATTTGATTACGAGATGTATTTTCAACCACTGAGACTATTTATGAAATGTCCTCAAACTCTGACATAACATGGTTTACATTTTAGCATTATACACCCAAAACATGTGACCCTTGTTTATCCTGGTTTacacagatggacacacacactcacagacacacgcacacacacacacacacacacacacacacacaccagagcaTCCGTGACACCCACACGGAGCATAACTACTCGTTTCATACACTTATCGCTCGGCCTCAAACACTTCCTCTGGGAGTCGGACAGCTGTTATCTTGGGCCGCCAATGTCACCGTCAGACAAGTAATGGGAACCGTGTGCCTCGCTTTCagccacacccccccccccgtcaaaCAGAGGAAGTTTTCACAGAGAGCAATCAATATAGATTCCCATTTCTCCCCTTCCCTTCCAGTCCTCTACATTCACATGGCGGCACGAACGCTGCCGATAAGCCCGGGAAGGCCTCGGTTATCTGAAGCACAGCTTACAACCCGTCAAGCTCTGACCCTCAGCTTGTCAACAGACGTCCTAAGAAAGTGTCAGCGAGCGGGATACAGGTGTTTCACAACAACAGGAGCGGGTGGTGGGCAGATAAGGAACGGTCTTTCTTCATACTTCTTACTGGGATTGGCTTCTTGGCCACAGTAAAAAATCATATCTAGGCTACGGTAACTCTAGCCCCTATGCTTTATGTAAATCCTTCTGATCCGTATGATTAAAGCAGTATAGGTGActttaatcaataataaaagaaaaacaccagtCGTAAAAGAACGCATTGAAATATTCCCAGAAAATCTAtgaattatgttgttttttttaaaacataaaatgtgtcCCTTTTGCAGCTTCTACAAATGATTGCATGTTACATTTAACTGGACTACATAACAAGGATGGATGTCGGATGTACTGGAATACTCATACTACATCATTGACCCTATATCAATATTGGATCAAGCTGCCATCTGCACTGAATGCGCCAGCTGTACGTTTTGTCTCTGGTGGCTGACTGGAGGCCGGGGCGGGCAGCAGCGAAGCCCAGGTCGCGGGGTCACGGCTGCGGTATGCTCTCTCTCCAGAGCCGGAGAGTGGTGCTGCTCTGCCAAAACCCCTCCGAGATCCGGTCTGCCGGCCTCAGCCATCTGCACAGAGCCCGAAGGAGGAAGCAACAAGGGGAgcagaaagggaggaggaggaggaagaagggggcCCAAACAAACATGTCCCACAACGCACTTTGGCAGGAAGCAATCCAGCGTGGGCTCCGTTTCTGAACAGGAAACTTCCTGCGGTAAGGTTAGAGAGCGACGCCGGGAGGTGCGTTAACAGACAGCGAGACGGAGACAAGAAAAACGGAAAGGAAAGAGCGATGAGAGCAGCAGCGCGAGCCGACCAAACGGAGACGCAAAAAGAGGACGgaaagtcaaacaggaagcgAAAACGGATACTTGGCCGGTGCTCAAGTGAAGTTCACAGAGTGGGACATTCATGCGCTGCCCTGAATGTTCTTGCTCATATCTGATTCTTGTGACTGCATACCTTCTCTGAGATGTGACCAATGTGTGAAGCGAAGCAGGCAAGCTTGTTCAGAGTACTGCATTCTTCCATACCAACATACATGCAACAGTGGTGTGCGTAACCGGGCGGTGCTCTGCCGACTGTTCTGCTGCCACGCTGCTCACTTTAAAGCCACGGCTGCAGCCGTTCATACAGCGCGTCAAAAAGCTGATTTCATTGGTGTCGGGTGCTTTAAGTATTTACTGCAGCATGGTTCATGGTAGCCGGATCCAAATGTGGATCAGAACGAGACTTGTACAATAATATTTAACCCTGTACTCGTCACGCTAAGATGACTTCAGTGAGCAACAAAACGTCGccattcctttcctctctccgttgacgtgtgtctttgtcttccAACGCCAACGTTGCTCAGCGAGCTGCCAAAACTGTCACGGTTGCAGGTAAATCACAGAGGTGTATTTGCAGCTGCGTCAACGCTGATCTCATCTGATCTCAGCTGGAAGAAAGAGACGCATTTAAGTTGTAAGTTTCGGGGTCCTTACTTTGAATCTCACATCCGTGCGATGTAGACAAAAACTGattgtaaaatacaaaaaattgTTAAAAGACGGACAGCCTTCTGTGCAACCAGCGAGACAGAAACATCCTTTCGCTTACttagaggaggaaaaggaaaatagaCGGGGAGTGAGAGGAGAACAGAGAGCGCCTTGGTCCCtcgacacattcacacactgataaaTGTGTCCTTTCGGATGTTTTTGGTCAGAGAATCTTTTACAGACGTGTCGCAGGTTACAGGAAGGAAATCAATTTCCTCGTCATCAGTCTGCCTCTGTCGAATGCATCTTGGATTCACGGCGTTCATGAGAGTGAATATGTGCGTGCGCGTTGCtgagtattgtgtgtgtttacattgacTAAAACCTTCAAGCACCACGACAGCAGCAGGATCCAAAGCCCTCGACTAAACCGTGGGCTCCTAATCCTCTCTGATGACACATCATTTTCACTTTGTGGTTTCTCAGGCCCCCGCACgccgcgcacacgcgcacacgcacacgcacacacacacacacacacacacacacacacgttgccaAGGCAACTCATAAGCGCTCGGGATGAATGAAGAGAAGAGGCGGATGAGATCACTGGTATCTTGTTTCGTTGTTGCGGTACAGAAGCCCTCAACTTCCCCTCGCAGCCAGACGAGTTAATGAGGTCCGTCTTGCTGTGGAGCGCAGAGGTCCCGTCCACACTCACAGTTTAGCACCAACATTCACACTGCTGCTCCTTATAGCCCTCTCACCCGACTGCCTCCTGATACTTCGACTGACAAAAATAAGTGACTTGCGAGTGTAACCCCCTCCAGCATGTCCCATTTTACAAAAGGGTCATAGTGTCCAAGCTCAGCAAAGGTGATGAAGAGACACGGTCGATTCCCCGCTGTCCGTTTCTGATCGGGAACTGGTCGTTTTGCCGCCGCTCTGATTGATTTTAGGTTTGGTTCTGTTGCTTTGTTCTGATTAGCACAGGAGCTAATGTCAACTTACTACGTGAGCTCAGAGAAATCCATGAAATGACAACAGTCTGTTACCCGTGCATTTACGTGGCGGTGGCACGGAAACAATGCTAATGGCAAGACGATTAGGATCCCCCGTCTTGGTGGGACACACACAATGCCTCCTCCATATGCAACAGCCAGAGCTAGTGGCGTCGTGTTAGACCGGGAGGAAGACGAATGGGGAGGGATGGGGAGGCGAATGGGTCCAACAAGCACGGGACTTTTATACTTTCAAAGGCAACCGGGCAGAACCGTCACAAGATCTATCCCATTCACTG is part of the Cyclopterus lumpus isolate fCycLum1 chromosome 23, fCycLum1.pri, whole genome shotgun sequence genome and harbors:
- the etv6 gene encoding transcription factor ETV6 isoform X2, giving the protein MSESSCAANKERSSFSPSANPLPNSTSSPVHAPAARPASRMEDEPARLPAHLRLQPVFWSREDVAQWLRWAEKEFALRPITSGSFQMNGKALLLLTKEDFRYRSPHSGDVLYELLQHILKQRKPHVFYPSAYFPGNSFHSLPESAAQHLKLEETVRRAPRGSEPLPQHPPTIELRHRSRSPHNPTVRRSPPEPNLPRAANEDHLQTFSQLPDSNHHLSEEMYPLSVSPAAANGRCATPRDAPCPGSPGGQEAGPPRVIQLMPSAIMNPLLLSPSRSGGGTMDFRHSRGGPQSQATLENGREGKVHSHHHQMTLSQQQQQHLLLQQQEEALYRNHVIMPVSPPEEPQIPIGRIADCRLLWDYVYQLLSDSRYENYIRWEDTESKVFRIMDPNGLARLWGNHKNRTNMTYEKMSRALRHYYKLNIIRKEPGQRLLFRFMKTPDEIMNGQTDRLEHLESDTDEQIYIKEEC
- the etv6 gene encoding transcription factor ETV6 isoform X3, translated to MNGKALLLLTKEDFRYRSPHSGDVLYELLQHILKQRKPHVFYPSAYFPGNSFHSLPESAAQHLKLEETVRRAPRGSEPLPQHPPTIELRHRSRSPHNPTVRRSPPEPNLPRAANEDHLQTFSQLPDSNHHLSEEMYPLSVSPAAANGRCATPRDAPCPGSPGGQEAGPPRVIQLMPSAIMNPLLLSPSRSGGGTMDFRHSRGGPQSQATLENGREGKVHSHHHQMTLSQQQQQHLLLQQQEEALYRNHVIMPVSPPEEPQIPIGRIADCRLLWDYVYQLLSDSRYENYIRWEDTESKVFRIMDPNGLARLWGNHKNRTNMTYEKMSRALRHYYKLNIIRKEPGQRLLFRFMKTPDEIMNGQTDRLEHLESDTDEQIYIKEEC
- the etv6 gene encoding transcription factor ETV6 isoform X1; translated protein: MSESSCAANKQERSSFSPSANPLPNSTSSPVHAPAARPASRMEDEPARLPAHLRLQPVFWSREDVAQWLRWAEKEFALRPITSGSFQMNGKALLLLTKEDFRYRSPHSGDVLYELLQHILKQRKPHVFYPSAYFPGNSFHSLPESAAQHLKLEETVRRAPRGSEPLPQHPPTIELRHRSRSPHNPTVRRSPPEPNLPRAANEDHLQTFSQLPDSNHHLSEEMYPLSVSPAAANGRCATPRDAPCPGSPGGQEAGPPRVIQLMPSAIMNPLLLSPSRSGGGTMDFRHSRGGPQSQATLENGREGKVHSHHHQMTLSQQQQQHLLLQQQEEALYRNHVIMPVSPPEEPQIPIGRIADCRLLWDYVYQLLSDSRYENYIRWEDTESKVFRIMDPNGLARLWGNHKNRTNMTYEKMSRALRHYYKLNIIRKEPGQRLLFRFMKTPDEIMNGQTDRLEHLESDTDEQIYIKEEC